The DNA region CACCGCGGTGCCCAGGACCCCCTGGAACTCCTGATGCCGTCCCGCCAGGTTCATCCCCGCCACCCGGCCCATCTTGTTGGCCGATGTGCCCATGGCCACGTAGAAGGGCCTCTTGGTGAGCATGTGATAGTTCTGGGCGCAGTCCCCCGCGGCCCACACCCCGTCAACCGCTGTCCTCATGGTCAGGTCCACCTGGATGGAGTTCCTCACCCCCAGGGGGATGCGGCTCCTCTCCGCCAGGTCTGAGTTGGGCACCACCCCAAGTCCCAGCACCACCAGGTCCGCCTCGATGAAGCCCCGGTCGGTCCAGACCCCCTTGACCCAGCCGCCGCTGGACTCCACGGAGGACAGGGCCTCCTGGGCCCTTAGCTGGATCCCCACGTCCTCCAGGGCCTTCCCCACCAGCTCCCCCATGTCCGGGTCCAGGGTGCCCATCACGGTCCTGGCCCTCTCAACGACAGTCACCTGGATCCCCCGGTGGCAATTGAGCGCCTCCGCCACCTCGAGGCCTATGTAGCCGCCCCCTATGATCACCGCCCTCCTGGGGCGCCGGTCCTCCACCGCCCTCATGAGCTCTATTCCGCTGTCCAGGGTGTTAACCCCGAAGACCCCGGGGGAGTCTATCCCCTCCACCTGGGGCCTCAAGGGCTTGGCCCCGGTGGCTATGAGGAGCTGGTCGTAATCCTCCTGGTAGGTGCCTCCCCGGTGCTGCACCGTAACCCGTCTGGCCTCCGGATCCACCTGAACCACCTCGGACAGGGTCCTAACCTCTATGCCCGATGAGGCGAACTCCTCCGGGGTCCTGGAGATGAGCCTCCGGGGGTCCTTTATGAGCCCCGCCACCAGGTAGGGGATCCCGCAGGCGGAGTAGGAAGTGTAGCTCCCCCTCTCGAATGCTAGGATCTCCACATCTCGATCCAGGCGCCGGAGCTGGCTCGCGGCGCTCATCCCCGCCGCGTCGGCCCCCACTATGAGAACCCGTCTCTTGGCCAAAACCATCACCCCCTGGTTGCGTCTTTAGCATATTTTAGGGCCAAGGGTGGGTTAGCATAAGGGGTTAT from Thermanaerovibrio acidaminovorans DSM 6589 includes:
- a CDS encoding FAD-dependent oxidoreductase is translated as MAKRRVLIVGADAAGMSAASQLRRLDRDVEILAFERGSYTSYSACGIPYLVAGLIKDPRRLISRTPEEFASSGIEVRTLSEVVQVDPEARRVTVQHRGGTYQEDYDQLLIATGAKPLRPQVEGIDSPGVFGVNTLDSGIELMRAVEDRRPRRAVIIGGGYIGLEVAEALNCHRGIQVTVVERARTVMGTLDPDMGELVGKALEDVGIQLRAQEALSSVESSGGWVKGVWTDRGFIEADLVVLGLGVVPNSDLAERSRIPLGVRNSIQVDLTMRTAVDGVWAAGDCAQNYHMLTKRPFYVAMGTSANKMGRVAGMNLAGRHQEFQGVLGTAVCKICKYEVGRTGLSEREAAELGLDFVAASAADETRAGYYPGSGDITVKLLALRGSGAIVGGQIVGIEGAAKRIDVIATAIRGGLTAEDLVAMDLSYAPPFSPVWDPVQVAARVLLKHL